The proteins below come from a single Chryseobacterium sp. MA9 genomic window:
- a CDS encoding serine hydrolase, which yields MRILKYMIGGAVAGAAAAYLLGYDYLFSGISKTYLKGKSSAHIDDGNLFPSNPIATEEPKLWEEDPDYNKKDLPKHLVDNLKHSRTAAFVVIRNGKILHEQYWDGYNQLSQTNSFSMAKAVTVMLLGKALEEGIISSIDEKLSDFYPEFKNKTFGNQVTLKNLAQMESGLDWDENYNNPFLPNAKAYYGKSLVKAVFSRKFKEEPGTRFEYQSGSTQLLGFALRKAMNQPLASYLSEKFWIPLGMEQNAKWSTDDYGMEKTYCCIHSNARDFAKLGQLFLNDGKAGDQQILNADFIEQMRTPTEKSENIYGMGLWINHDNPIKHYYFLGLQGQYIIMVPEHNIVIVKTGSYSNNPKNDRGRPDQVKFFVNEIVQLFQ from the coding sequence ATGAGAATACTAAAGTACATGATAGGCGGAGCTGTAGCCGGGGCGGCAGCTGCTTATCTTCTGGGATATGATTATTTATTTAGTGGTATTTCCAAAACCTATCTTAAAGGAAAATCAAGTGCACATATTGATGACGGAAATCTTTTCCCAAGCAATCCTATTGCCACAGAAGAACCTAAACTCTGGGAAGAAGATCCGGATTATAACAAAAAAGATTTACCTAAACATTTAGTTGACAACTTAAAACACTCCAGAACAGCAGCTTTTGTTGTAATTCGGAATGGAAAAATTCTTCATGAGCAATATTGGGATGGCTATAATCAGCTTTCACAAACCAATTCTTTTTCGATGGCAAAAGCAGTAACTGTCATGCTGTTGGGAAAAGCATTGGAAGAAGGCATTATCTCTAGTATTGATGAAAAGTTATCTGATTTTTATCCGGAATTTAAAAATAAAACATTTGGAAATCAGGTTACCCTTAAAAACCTGGCCCAAATGGAATCCGGGCTGGACTGGGATGAAAATTACAATAATCCGTTTCTTCCCAATGCCAAAGCTTATTATGGAAAAAGCCTTGTAAAAGCTGTATTCTCAAGAAAATTTAAAGAAGAACCGGGAACAAGATTCGAATACCAGAGCGGTTCCACACAGCTTCTTGGTTTTGCTCTCCGAAAGGCCATGAACCAACCATTAGCGAGCTATTTATCAGAAAAATTCTGGATTCCTTTGGGAATGGAACAGAATGCCAAATGGAGTACAGACGATTATGGAATGGAAAAAACGTATTGCTGCATTCATTCCAATGCAAGAGATTTTGCTAAGCTGGGACAGTTGTTTCTGAATGATGGAAAAGCCGGGGATCAACAGATTCTCAATGCTGACTTCATTGAACAAATGAGAACTCCTACTGAAAAATCTGAAAACATTTATGGAATGGGGCTGTGGATCAACCACGACAACCCCATCAAACATTATTATTTCCTCGGATTACAGGGACAGTATATCATTATGGTTCCTGAACACAATATTGTTATTGTAAAAACCGGGAGCTACTCCAACAACCCTAAAAATGACAGAGGAAGACCTGATCAGGTAAAATTCTTTGTGAACGAAATTGTACAATTATTCCAATAA
- a CDS encoding Y-family DNA polymerase — protein MYALVDCNNFFVSCERTLDPDLEGKPVVVLSNNDGCVVSRSKEAKDLGIPMAAPAFKYKELFQKYDVKSFSAKFELYNYKSQQVINIAKSYVLDYEVYSIDELFLDLTGFKYIDIYEYCSQIKKEIDEKENIPVSIGIAPTKTLCKVANRIVKDFPDNFNGVYILDTPEKIEKALKWLNIGDVWGIGRRLAVKMNDSGVYKAWDLLQKPEIWVRKIMGIHGVRMINELKGIRQLELDAPSPKKSIAVTRSFMQMLTKKEEVRERVETFGMYCSERLRKQNTCCKMITVFVQTNRFRKDLPEYRNAMTRILSNPTNSSILIGRVVNELFEAVYRDGFHYKRAGVMVNDFVPEDQRQISLFEEDIQNQHLPVMKAMDAMNRKFGKDKVRLGSMSGENTFGRAKLSPEYEAFLKKNTLPEANFRFH, from the coding sequence ATGTATGCACTCGTAGATTGTAATAACTTTTTTGTTTCATGTGAAAGGACTTTAGATCCTGATCTTGAGGGCAAACCTGTTGTGGTTCTTTCCAACAACGATGGGTGTGTTGTATCCAGAAGTAAAGAAGCAAAAGATCTGGGAATTCCCATGGCAGCCCCGGCATTCAAGTACAAGGAGCTTTTTCAAAAGTATGATGTGAAAAGTTTTTCTGCAAAATTTGAATTGTATAATTATAAAAGTCAGCAAGTGATCAATATTGCCAAATCCTATGTTCTTGATTATGAAGTTTACAGTATTGATGAGCTTTTCCTTGATTTAACAGGGTTTAAGTATATTGATATTTATGAATATTGTTCTCAAATCAAAAAAGAGATTGATGAGAAGGAAAATATTCCTGTAAGTATCGGAATTGCTCCCACTAAGACTTTATGCAAAGTTGCGAATAGAATTGTAAAAGATTTTCCGGATAATTTTAACGGGGTTTATATTCTGGATACTCCTGAAAAAATTGAAAAGGCACTGAAGTGGCTTAATATCGGAGACGTTTGGGGAATAGGAAGAAGACTGGCCGTTAAAATGAACGATAGTGGCGTCTATAAAGCCTGGGATCTTCTTCAGAAACCTGAAATATGGGTTAGGAAGATAATGGGAATTCATGGAGTAAGGATGATCAATGAGCTGAAGGGAATTCGTCAGCTGGAACTGGACGCTCCTTCTCCTAAAAAATCTATTGCTGTTACCCGAAGCTTTATGCAGATGCTTACAAAAAAAGAAGAAGTAAGGGAAAGAGTAGAAACTTTTGGAATGTACTGCTCAGAAAGATTAAGAAAGCAGAATACCTGTTGTAAAATGATTACCGTTTTTGTACAGACCAACCGTTTTAGAAAAGATCTGCCTGAATACAGAAATGCAATGACCCGGATTCTTTCCAATCCTACCAATTCATCAATCTTAATAGGAAGAGTGGTTAATGAACTTTTCGAAGCTGTTTACAGAGATGGATTTCATTATAAAAGAGCAGGGGTGATGGTGAATGATTTTGTACCCGAAGATCAGAGACAGATCAGTCTTTTCGAGGAAGACATACAAAATCAGCATCTTCCCGTGATGAAAGCCATGGATGCCATGAACCGGAAATTTGGGAAGGATAAAGTCCGCCTTGGAAGCATGAGTGGTGAAAACACCTTTGGACGTGCAAAACTGTCTCCGGAATATGAAGCTTTCCTGAAAAAAAACACATTGCCAGAAGCTAACTTCAGATTTCATTAG
- a CDS encoding YdeI family protein — MDKHSVKVDEYIEKSPDFARPILNYLRETIHEVCPDAEEAIKWKFPTFMYKGKILCSITAFKQYCSLGFWLHQEMKTLKEIETTAERSSMFSLGKVTRIEDLPSKPQLKKAIKEAMDLTDMGVTMKKAAPSKTEMEIPDYFQSALDARPEALEIFGKASPSFRKEYISWITEAKTETTRNKRMEQSLEWIAEGKGRNWKYERK; from the coding sequence ATGGATAAACACAGCGTAAAAGTTGATGAATACATTGAAAAATCTCCGGATTTTGCAAGACCTATCTTAAATTATCTCCGTGAAACAATTCACGAAGTCTGCCCGGATGCAGAAGAAGCAATCAAATGGAAGTTTCCTACGTTCATGTATAAAGGAAAAATTCTTTGTTCCATTACAGCTTTCAAGCAGTATTGCAGCCTTGGATTCTGGCTGCATCAGGAGATGAAAACATTAAAGGAGATAGAAACAACAGCTGAAAGAAGCTCAATGTTCAGCTTAGGAAAAGTAACAAGGATTGAAGATCTTCCGTCAAAACCTCAGCTTAAAAAAGCGATTAAAGAAGCCATGGATCTTACAGATATGGGAGTTACGATGAAGAAGGCCGCACCTTCCAAAACAGAAATGGAAATCCCTGACTATTTTCAGTCAGCCCTAGATGCTCGACCTGAAGCGCTGGAAATTTTTGGAAAGGCTTCCCCGTCCTTCAGAAAGGAATATATTTCCTGGATTACGGAAGCCAAAACAGAAACCACCAGAAATAAAAGAATGGAACAGTCTCTGGAATGGATAGCCGAAGGTAAGGGAAGAAACTGGAAATATGAAAGAAAGTAA